In Daphnia magna isolate NIES linkage group LG5, ASM2063170v1.1, whole genome shotgun sequence, a single genomic region encodes these proteins:
- the LOC116922984 gene encoding GTP cyclohydrolase 1, which produces MEALKNSKAVAGSAVNGDDAECKAITNGLRTIDVDSLRRSPRLNREEMLPAMMESYRSLLSDVGEDPCRQGLLKTPERAAKAFLFFTKGYEQTLEEVLNDAIFDENHDEMVVVKDIEMFSMCEHHLVPFIGKVSIGYLPNGKVLGLSKLARIVEIYSRRLQVQERLTKQIALAVCDAVEPHGVGVVVEATHMCMVMRGVQKINAKTVTSAMLGGFRDDSKTREEFLTFVRTP; this is translated from the exons ATGGAAGCTCTAAAAAACAGCAAGGCAGTGGCTGGATCGGCTGTCAATGGAGACGACGCAGAATGCAAAGCAATCACTAATGGACTGCGAACAATAG ATGTCGACAGTCTACGGCGCTCTCCTCGGCTAAATCGCGAAGAAATGTTACCGGCCATGATGGAGTCCTATCGTTCTTTGCTGTCCGACGTAGGAGAGGACCCGTGTCGCCAAGGGCTACTGAAAACACCAGAGAGAGCTGCTAAAgctttcctctttttcacaAAAGGATACGAGCAAACGCTAGAAG agGTCTTGAATGATGCCATTTTTGACGAGAATCATGACGAAATGGTCGTTGTCAAGGACATAGAAATGTTCTCAATGTGCGAACATCATCTGGTACCCTTTATTGGCAAAGTCTCCATAGGTTATTTACCAAATGGTAAAGTTCTTGGACTTTCCAAATTGGCcag GATTGTGGAGATCTACAGCCGCCGCTTGCAAGTCCAGGAGAGGTTGACGAAACAGATTGCCCTGGCCGTTTGCGATGCAGTGGAACCACACGGAGTTGGCGTGGTGGTCGAAGCGAC ACACATGTGCATGGTCATGCGAGGCGTTCAGAAGATCAACGCAAAGACAGTCACGTCGGCCATGTTGGGCGGTTTTCGCGATGATTCCAAGACACGCGAGGAGTTTCTGACCTTTGTTCGTACGCCTTGA